The proteins below come from a single Limnobaculum xujianqingii genomic window:
- a CDS encoding fimbrial biogenesis chaperone translates to MSLLYRLLKRSKAVLLCALVVSQYSHASVIMNGNRIIYPASAKEKTLQFTNQDPHPNLVQIWLDINNPNSNPSTADAPFVATPQVFRMEPNSGQAVRLMFTGAGLPQDRESVFYFNFQQIPSVKSSDKDKNKLLLLVSNRLKVFYRPNSLPGSSDKIGDELIFSVKKIQGKTHLVVNNPTAYHANFTQATITTAGKSVSVTDITMVAPKSEISWPLKSAISVNNSSVLQYKLVNDYGVEIKGKYQF, encoded by the coding sequence ATGTCGTTACTCTACAGATTATTAAAGCGCAGCAAGGCAGTATTACTGTGCGCTTTAGTCGTCAGTCAATATAGTCATGCCAGCGTTATCATGAATGGTAACCGCATCATCTACCCCGCTTCCGCTAAAGAAAAGACGTTACAGTTTACCAATCAGGACCCACATCCTAATTTGGTACAGATATGGCTGGATATTAATAATCCAAACTCAAATCCATCAACAGCCGATGCACCGTTTGTGGCTACACCACAGGTGTTTCGTATGGAACCTAATTCAGGTCAAGCCGTCAGATTGATGTTTACTGGCGCAGGATTGCCACAGGACCGCGAGTCAGTATTCTATTTTAACTTTCAGCAAATTCCGTCAGTGAAGTCATCGGATAAAGATAAAAACAAATTGCTGCTTTTAGTCTCTAATCGACTCAAAGTTTTTTATCGCCCCAATTCACTACCTGGATCGTCGGATAAAATTGGTGATGAACTGATTTTTTCGGTGAAAAAAATTCAGGGGAAAACGCATCTGGTGGTGAATAACCCAACCGCCTATCACGCCAATTTTACTCAGGCCACCATCACTACTGCCGGTAAATCCGTCAGTGTCACCGATATCACCATGGTTGCCCCTAAATCAGAGATATCCTGGCCGCTAAAATCAGCCATTAGCGTGAATAATTCATCCGTTCTCCAGTATAAGTTGGTGAATGATTACGGTGTTGAAATCAAAGGGAAGTATCAATTCTGA
- a CDS encoding fimbria/pilus outer membrane usher protein produces MMTGMAYTHASYADTPQVDVNDDEYSFDESLLKGSNLAIPDISRFNKVESIIPGQYQVDIYLNNVFVGSNNVTFVSSDSNKVLPCFSRELLIKTGVRESAIDKNTQNITHENDCIILEQQIDGASSHFQFTELRLNLSIPQKLMNHRPRGYISSDSLSSGETIGFVNYSLNQYHVAYKNSASSDLDSTYANINAGANLGLWRYRQQSFYSNQTGQESRFTTTRRYVQRAIAPLGSEMMLGEGFTSGRYFSGLGYRGLELASDDRMLPESQRGYAPSVHGIAKTNANVVIRQGENIIYQSTVAPGPFEISDLNATNYAGDLDVSVTEADGSVSTFRVPFSAVSESLRPNISRYSLVVGKTRYVGDSDLFGEASYRRGISNAITANSAFRLADGYQATMLGGVYTSQLGAFGLDATYSRAQLPNSNDQSGWMFHLSYSKTYSPTNTTLSIGGYQYSTNGYRELNDVLGVRQAEKSGDDWQSSTYMQKTRLEGSINQSLDWAGNIYLSASTQNYRGGKARDKQLQLGYSKVFQNGVSLNLSVARTHNGGYYNNPYNNNEGYSQNDNNSASETNTAFSISIPLGQSSYAPILTGTLNRSGNSGTAYQTSLSGTMGEKRDISYGVNVSTDSRQHQTVWNGNLQTRSSVATLGASASTASDYWQASGSVQGAMALHSGGITLGPYVGDTFALVEAKGAKGASVMGGQGAKIDTFGYALVPALTPYRYNTIALDPEGMDSRSELQDAQKRIAPYAGATVKVNFKTLSGYALLITVQRPEGSEPIPMGADVYDQQDKVIGMVGQGNQAYLRSNDIDGYLSVRWGTQPDQQCRLHYDLSEHDTDKPLIVLTGQCQ; encoded by the coding sequence ATGATGACAGGAATGGCATATACCCATGCATCCTATGCTGATACCCCACAGGTTGATGTCAATGATGACGAATACAGCTTTGATGAATCCCTGCTTAAAGGCAGCAATCTGGCAATACCAGATATCTCTCGTTTTAATAAAGTAGAAAGCATTATTCCAGGGCAGTATCAGGTAGATATCTATCTCAACAACGTATTTGTCGGTAGCAATAATGTTACTTTTGTTAGCTCTGACAGTAATAAAGTTTTGCCCTGTTTCTCCAGAGAACTATTAATTAAAACCGGAGTTCGTGAATCCGCCATAGACAAAAATACGCAGAATATAACGCATGAAAATGACTGTATTATTCTCGAGCAACAAATTGACGGTGCCAGCAGCCATTTTCAGTTTACCGAATTACGCCTGAATTTAAGCATACCGCAAAAGTTAATGAACCACCGCCCACGGGGATATATCAGCTCTGACTCTCTCTCCAGCGGAGAAACCATCGGTTTCGTTAACTACAGCCTGAACCAGTATCATGTAGCCTATAAAAACAGCGCCTCCAGCGATCTTGACTCTACCTACGCTAACATCAATGCCGGTGCCAACTTAGGACTATGGCGCTACCGCCAGCAATCTTTTTATAGCAATCAGACCGGCCAGGAAAGTCGCTTCACCACAACGCGTCGCTACGTGCAGCGTGCTATAGCACCATTAGGCAGTGAAATGATGCTTGGTGAGGGTTTTACCAGCGGACGTTATTTTTCTGGTCTGGGTTATCGAGGGCTCGAACTGGCTTCCGACGATCGTATGCTACCGGAATCACAGCGTGGTTATGCTCCATCGGTACATGGTATTGCTAAAACCAATGCCAATGTGGTTATTCGTCAGGGTGAAAATATTATCTACCAATCCACTGTGGCCCCCGGCCCTTTTGAGATTAGTGATTTAAATGCAACCAACTATGCTGGCGATCTGGATGTTAGCGTAACGGAAGCTGACGGCAGCGTCAGTACATTTCGGGTACCTTTTTCTGCAGTATCCGAGTCATTACGGCCAAATATTTCACGCTACTCTCTGGTGGTGGGTAAAACCCGCTATGTTGGAGATAGCGATCTGTTTGGTGAGGCTAGCTATCGCCGGGGTATCAGTAACGCTATCACCGCCAACAGTGCTTTTCGTTTAGCTGATGGTTATCAGGCAACCATGCTTGGAGGCGTTTATACCAGCCAGCTAGGTGCATTTGGCCTTGATGCCACCTATTCCCGCGCTCAGCTACCAAATAGTAACGATCAATCAGGCTGGATGTTCCATCTTTCCTATAGCAAAACCTACAGCCCAACCAACACCACTCTCTCCATCGGCGGATACCAGTACTCCACCAATGGCTATCGTGAATTAAACGATGTGCTGGGCGTTCGTCAGGCCGAAAAATCGGGAGATGACTGGCAGTCATCAACCTACATGCAAAAAACTCGCCTTGAAGGCTCAATTAATCAGTCTCTCGATTGGGCTGGCAATATCTATCTCTCCGCTTCAACCCAAAATTATCGCGGGGGAAAAGCCAGAGATAAACAACTACAGCTTGGGTATTCTAAGGTGTTCCAGAATGGTGTTTCATTGAACCTGTCGGTCGCCCGAACCCATAACGGCGGCTATTATAATAACCCCTACAATAACAACGAGGGCTATAGCCAAAATGATAACAATAGCGCTTCTGAAACCAACACCGCGTTTTCTATCTCAATTCCGCTGGGACAAAGTTCTTACGCACCAATACTTACCGGTACGCTAAATCGCTCAGGTAATTCGGGAACGGCTTATCAAACATCGTTATCCGGTACCATGGGAGAAAAGCGAGACATTAGTTATGGTGTGAATGTCTCTACTGACAGTCGCCAGCACCAGACGGTATGGAACGGTAACTTGCAGACCCGTAGTTCCGTTGCCACACTGGGAGCATCAGCCTCAACCGCCAGTGATTACTGGCAGGCTTCAGGTTCTGTTCAGGGGGCAATGGCATTGCATAGCGGTGGTATTACCCTTGGTCCTTATGTTGGCGATACCTTTGCGCTGGTCGAAGCTAAAGGTGCTAAAGGCGCCAGCGTAATGGGCGGACAAGGCGCTAAAATTGATACTTTTGGTTATGCTTTAGTCCCTGCGTTAACGCCTTATCGCTACAATACTATCGCTCTGGACCCCGAAGGTATGGACAGCCGCAGTGAATTGCAGGATGCACAAAAACGCATTGCGCCCTATGCCGGTGCTACCGTAAAAGTGAACTTTAAAACGTTATCTGGGTATGCTCTGTTAATCACCGTACAGCGGCCTGAAGGCAGTGAGCCAATACCTATGGGAGCCGATGTGTATGACCAGCAAGATAAAGTTATTGGAATGGTCGGACAGGGTAATCAGGCCTATCTCCGCTCAAACGATATCGACGGATATCTTAGCGTCCGCTGGGGAACGCAGCCCGACCAACAGTGTCGATTACATTATGACCTGTCAGAACATGATACTGACAAACCACTGATAGTATTAACCGGTCAATGCCAATAA